In a single window of the Veillonella sp. genome:
- a CDS encoding GNAT family N-acetyltransferase — translation MINIVDGKPYLDQVKALILEYTQWLGRDLSFQNLDKELADIAEKYTAPNGELLVAIDDNDTILGMVAYYQHSEARCEMKRLYVRPEGRGHALGDRLIESIMDHAKASGYKEMVLDTIEPLQAAIHLYKKHGFTECEPYYHNPMDDVIYMSKSLI, via the coding sequence ATGATTAACATAGTTGATGGCAAACCGTATTTAGATCAAGTAAAGGCATTAATTCTTGAGTATACCCAATGGCTTGGTCGTGATTTGTCCTTTCAGAATTTAGATAAGGAATTAGCAGATATTGCTGAGAAATATACGGCTCCCAATGGTGAGTTATTAGTAGCTATCGATGATAATGACACGATACTCGGCATGGTGGCGTATTATCAGCATAGTGAGGCCCGTTGTGAAATGAAACGTCTCTATGTACGTCCTGAGGGGCGTGGACATGCTCTTGGCGATCGTCTTATTGAAAGTATCATGGATCATGCTAAGGCCTCTGGTTATAAAGAAATGGTATTAGATACAATTGAACCATTACAAGCAGCCATCCATTTGTACAAGAAGCATGGCTTTACTGAATGTGAGCCGTATTATCATAACCCTATGGATGATGTTATCTATATGAGTAAATCACTTATTTGA
- a CDS encoding metal ABC transporter permease, translating to MTVHTEILLIAIAVSIACAIPGVFLVLRRMSMMADAITHTVFLGIVLAFFVTEDLNSPLLLVGATVVGVGTVWLTEMIHNTGLVNEDASIGIIFPLLFSIAIILVSLYSGNAHLDVDTALLGEIAFAPFDRWIVNGTDLGPVSLWISLGVAVINLVLVMLFYKELQLSTFDPLLAGLFGFMPALIHYVLMTMVSLTVVASFQAVGAILVIGLMIGPAVIAYLWTDSVKAMLTSSIIIGIICAVIGTEVAFTLDVSIAGAIATTIGLALLVAVICTPKTGYIATYLRQRHLRRHYRETMMLCHIYTHMNTPVAAIENGIGTIHEHLNWKPDYTHQAASHLKKQGLLYVTNGYYMLTDKGVAQVKEII from the coding sequence ATGACAGTACATACAGAGATTTTACTCATCGCCATCGCAGTATCCATCGCGTGCGCTATCCCTGGTGTATTCCTTGTGCTACGCCGCATGTCCATGATGGCTGACGCCATTACGCACACCGTATTCCTCGGCATCGTGCTCGCTTTCTTTGTAACGGAAGACTTAAACTCCCCCTTGCTTTTAGTAGGGGCAACCGTAGTTGGCGTAGGAACGGTGTGGCTTACAGAGATGATTCATAACACGGGCCTCGTCAACGAAGACGCGTCCATTGGTATCATCTTCCCGCTCCTCTTCTCCATTGCCATCATCCTCGTCAGTCTCTATAGTGGTAACGCACACCTTGACGTAGATACGGCACTTCTAGGGGAAATCGCGTTCGCCCCATTCGACAGATGGATTGTAAACGGTACCGACCTAGGTCCTGTATCACTATGGATTTCCCTGGGGGTAGCGGTAATCAACCTCGTATTAGTTATGCTCTTCTACAAGGAATTGCAGCTATCTACCTTCGACCCATTATTAGCAGGGCTCTTCGGCTTCATGCCAGCCCTCATCCATTACGTGCTGATGACCATGGTATCCCTTACCGTGGTGGCTTCATTCCAAGCGGTAGGTGCTATCCTCGTTATCGGCCTCATGATTGGACCTGCGGTTATCGCTTATTTATGGACTGACTCTGTGAAAGCCATGCTCACTAGCAGTATCATCATCGGCATTATCTGTGCCGTTATCGGTACGGAAGTCGCTTTCACCCTAGACGTATCCATTGCAGGCGCTATCGCAACAACGATCGGTCTCGCCTTATTAGTTGCCGTTATTTGCACGCCAAAGACAGGCTATATTGCAACCTATCTTCGCCAACGCCACTTGCGTCGTCACTATCGAGAAACGATGATGCTCTGCCACATCTATACCCATATGAATACACCTGTGGCAGCCATTGAAAATGGTATCGGCACCATTCACGAACACTTGAACTGGAAGCCAGACTATACACACCAAGCCGCATCACACCTTAAGAAACAAGGCTTGTTGTATGTAACAAATGGGTACTATATGCTGACCGATAAAGGCGTGGCACAAGTTAAAGAAATTATTTAA
- a CDS encoding metal ABC transporter permease — translation MTILQSYTTQMVLLGTALLGLASGIAGTFAVLRKESLIGDGLSHAALPGVVIAFLLTGIKDIEVLIIGAALSSITAAWLITITVENSKIKFDGALATILSAFFGLGMVLLTYLQSLNNAGQAGLSKFIFGQAATILARDVYITSAAALIIIVLTALFWKELKLISFDVEYAKTLQIPVTFTLILYRSLLIMTIIIGIQSVGAILISSLLIAPAVGARQWTNKLGTMCILAGCFGMVSAIGGTIWSTTVQKLPTGPAIIVILSVIVLLSLIFAPNRGILWQYRKNKQSKQALLSKTARISPADLQQKIYRAEGGQPRIGGTP, via the coding sequence ATGACTATACTCCAATCATATACGACGCAGATGGTACTGCTCGGCACGGCGCTCTTAGGCCTTGCCAGTGGTATTGCAGGCACCTTCGCAGTACTGCGCAAGGAAAGCCTCATCGGTGACGGCCTCTCCCACGCGGCACTGCCTGGTGTAGTCATCGCGTTCTTGCTAACCGGTATAAAAGACATTGAGGTACTCATTATAGGTGCCGCCCTATCCTCTATCACTGCGGCATGGCTCATTACCATCACCGTAGAAAATAGTAAAATCAAATTCGATGGTGCTCTGGCTACTATACTATCTGCTTTCTTTGGTCTTGGTATGGTTCTACTCACCTACCTTCAAAGTCTGAACAATGCAGGTCAGGCGGGGCTTTCAAAATTTATATTTGGACAGGCCGCCACTATATTAGCTCGCGATGTGTACATTACATCGGCGGCAGCGCTCATCATTATCGTTTTAACAGCCTTATTTTGGAAAGAGCTAAAGCTCATTTCCTTTGACGTAGAATACGCTAAAACATTGCAAATTCCCGTCACCTTTACACTCATTTTATATCGTTCACTATTGATCATGACCATCATCATCGGCATTCAATCAGTAGGTGCTATCTTGATCAGTTCCCTACTCATTGCACCGGCCGTAGGGGCCCGTCAGTGGACGAACAAGCTAGGTACCATGTGTATACTAGCAGGATGTTTCGGCATGGTATCTGCTATCGGCGGTACCATTTGGAGTACAACAGTACAAAAACTACCTACAGGTCCTGCGATCATCGTCATTCTGTCGGTTATCGTACTATTGAGTCTCATATTTGCACCTAATAGAGGCATCTTGTGGCAATATCGTAAAAACAAACAATCAAAACAAGCTTTATTATCAAAAACTGCAAGGATAAGTCCTGCCGATTTACAACAAAAGATATATAGAGCAGAGGGTGGACAGCCTCGCATAGGAGGTACCCCATGA
- a CDS encoding GNAT family N-acetyltransferase yields MLIRKATIADLDLVTHIEATCFPPAEAAPREAFEERLRYYAGQFLIAFEGDTPIGFIDGFVTDDEILTDEMFADASLHDPNGAWQMIFGLNTMPEYRKRGVGGKLIEAFIDLAREEKRKGVILTCKEEKIHYYAKFGFVNEGESESDHGGAKWYQMRIVF; encoded by the coding sequence ATGTTAATACGAAAAGCGACAATTGCAGATTTAGATTTAGTGACACATATAGAAGCAACGTGCTTCCCACCTGCTGAGGCAGCACCTCGTGAGGCTTTTGAAGAGCGGTTAAGGTATTATGCTGGTCAGTTTTTAATTGCCTTTGAAGGCGATACGCCAATAGGTTTTATCGATGGCTTCGTAACAGATGATGAAATTTTAACGGATGAGATGTTTGCTGATGCATCCTTACATGATCCTAACGGTGCATGGCAGATGATATTTGGTTTGAATACAATGCCAGAGTATCGGAAACGCGGTGTAGGTGGTAAGTTAATTGAGGCTTTCATTGACCTTGCGAGAGAGGAAAAGCGTAAGGGTGTTATTTTGACTTGTAAGGAAGAAAAGATTCATTATTACGCCAAGTTTGGCTTTGTCAATGAAGGTGAGTCTGAATCGGATCACGGCGGCGCTAAATGGTACCAAATGCGGATTGTGTTTTAG
- a CDS encoding phosphoenolpyruvate carboxykinase (ATP): protein MSTRRVWKQSEIKTNPLFSKMRSTIETAFYGNNVTPITSVAQAYQLATEEPGVIVLDMSVYKPCEQGLPADAKVLVTNDGKTTGRYAKARRIIGDEGIDEVELANIARDAVYDSRGKEWISADTIVGLDKKFTARAHLMIPKDHASILYSWIMNFKFFDAAVKEFYNDSVEIPEGDIYIYSDPDYVVPGHPGGLAIFDPAHNCAMILGMRYFGEHKKGTLTLAWSLANRFDYVACHGGMKRYNLDNGKSYTIGVFGLSGSGKSTLTHEKHDGRYDISILHDDAYIINTNDLSSIALEPTYFDKMQDYPVEHPANEFLLTLQNVGVTMDEDGRKVVLAEDVRNNNGRAIKSQFWTDNRVNYVDQPVNAIVWLMKDKTLPPILKINDPVLASTMGATLATRRSTAEKLDAHVDPNALVIEPYANPFRTYPLVRDYESYKKLFSECGVQCYIMNTGFFLEDKIPKEVTLDLLERLVEGTLDFKPFYKYENLSYVEVSGFEPPFQVREYHHQLHKAFEFRYDYVEKLIGHKNELPQEVLDVLKTLM from the coding sequence ATGTCGACAAGACGCGTTTGGAAGCAAAGTGAAATTAAAACAAACCCATTATTTTCTAAGATGCGCAGTACTATTGAAACTGCATTTTATGGAAACAATGTAACGCCTATTACATCTGTGGCACAAGCGTACCAATTGGCCACTGAAGAACCTGGTGTTATCGTCCTCGATATGTCTGTATATAAACCATGCGAGCAAGGTTTGCCAGCTGATGCAAAGGTACTTGTTACAAACGATGGTAAAACTACAGGCCGTTATGCAAAAGCTCGTCGCATTATTGGCGATGAAGGCATTGACGAAGTGGAACTTGCTAATATTGCACGTGATGCAGTCTATGATAGCCGTGGTAAAGAATGGATTTCTGCTGATACTATCGTAGGTCTTGATAAAAAATTTACTGCTCGTGCGCATTTGATGATTCCGAAAGACCATGCATCCATTTTGTATTCTTGGATCATGAACTTTAAGTTCTTTGATGCAGCCGTAAAAGAATTCTACAATGATAGTGTAGAAATTCCAGAAGGCGATATTTATATCTATTCTGATCCTGACTATGTGGTACCAGGTCATCCGGGTGGGCTTGCTATTTTTGACCCAGCTCATAACTGCGCTATGATTCTTGGTATGCGCTACTTCGGTGAGCATAAAAAAGGTACCCTTACATTGGCTTGGTCCTTGGCGAATCGTTTTGATTATGTAGCATGCCACGGCGGTATGAAACGTTACAATCTTGACAATGGTAAAAGCTACACTATCGGTGTATTTGGCTTGTCCGGTTCTGGTAAATCTACATTAACTCATGAAAAGCATGATGGTCGTTATGATATTTCTATCTTGCATGACGATGCGTATATCATTAATACTAATGACTTGAGTTCTATTGCTCTTGAACCTACATATTTCGACAAAATGCAAGACTATCCTGTGGAACATCCTGCTAATGAATTCTTGTTGACTCTACAAAATGTTGGCGTAACTATGGATGAGGATGGCCGTAAGGTTGTATTGGCAGAAGATGTGCGTAATAATAATGGTCGCGCTATTAAATCTCAATTCTGGACAGATAATCGTGTAAACTACGTAGATCAACCAGTTAATGCCATTGTATGGCTTATGAAAGATAAAACTTTGCCACCAATCCTTAAAATTAATGATCCTGTTTTGGCATCTACAATGGGCGCAACACTGGCGACACGTCGTTCTACTGCTGAAAAGCTGGATGCTCACGTTGATCCAAATGCACTTGTTATCGAACCATATGCAAATCCATTCCGTACATATCCATTGGTTCGTGACTATGAAAGCTACAAAAAATTATTCTCTGAATGTGGCGTACAATGTTACATCATGAATACAGGTTTCTTCTTGGAAGACAAAATTCCTAAAGAGGTAACTCTTGATTTATTGGAACGTTTGGTAGAAGGCACATTGGACTTCAAACCATTCTATAAATATGAAAACCTCTCTTATGTTGAGGTTTCTGGTTTTGAACCACCATTCCAAGTGCGTGAATACCATCACCAATTACACAAAGCGTTTGAGTTCCGCTATGACTATGTAGAAAAACTTATTGGTCATAAAAACGAATTACCTCAAGAAGTATTGGATGTATTGAAAACTCTAATGTAG
- a CDS encoding DNA adenine methylase yields the protein MNPSPLRYPGGKHKLYNYVSRLIKENGCTTYIEPFCGGAAVALELLFNGLVNRIILNDYDFTIFCFWESILYRTDEFIQLVTNTEVTIEEWHRQKAIRDNLSNHSNLEIGFSTFFLNRTNRSGIVDKAGPIGGLEQTGEYLIDCRFNKLRLIKQIERIAAYREKISIYNLEALDFIENVILNKRKTFTFFDPPYYSKGPGLYKNFYSHGDHVNLANMILSRLKNRMWIVTYDNINAIKAMYSSVCNIEFKLNYSLQNKRSASEIMFYARKLKRPKNEEEYLTILFNGA from the coding sequence ATGAATCCTTCTCCACTGCGCTACCCAGGAGGAAAACATAAACTATATAATTATGTTTCTCGTTTAATAAAAGAAAATGGTTGCACTACATATATTGAGCCTTTTTGTGGTGGAGCAGCAGTTGCATTGGAACTTTTATTTAATGGACTGGTTAATCGTATAATATTAAATGATTATGATTTTACAATTTTTTGCTTTTGGGAAAGTATTTTATATCGTACAGATGAATTTATTCAGTTAGTAACAAACACAGAAGTGACTATAGAAGAGTGGCATAGACAAAAAGCAATTCGAGATAATCTTTCAAATCATAGTAATTTAGAAATTGGATTTTCAACATTTTTTTTAAATAGAACCAATCGTTCCGGAATTGTTGATAAAGCGGGTCCTATAGGTGGATTAGAACAAACCGGAGAATACTTAATAGATTGTAGATTTAATAAATTAAGGCTTATTAAACAAATTGAAAGAATTGCAGCGTATAGAGAAAAGATTAGTATATATAATTTAGAAGCCCTTGATTTTATTGAAAATGTAATTTTAAACAAAAGAAAGACCTTTACTTTTTTTGATCCGCCTTATTATAGTAAAGGTCCTGGGTTATATAAAAATTTTTATTCTCATGGTGATCATGTTAATTTGGCTAATATGATATTAAGTAGATTAAAAAATCGGATGTGGATTGTTACATATGATAATATAAATGCCATAAAAGCGATGTACTCTAGTGTATGTAATATTGAGTTTAAATTGAATTATTCTTTACAAAATAAACGTTCAGCTAGTGAAATAATGTTCTATGCGAGAAAACTTAAAAGACCAAAAAATGAAGAAGAATATCTAACAATTTTATTTAATGGAGCATAA
- a CDS encoding metal ABC transporter ATP-binding protein translates to MEWAVEVEDMTVAYTTKPVLWDVDMKVPIGSLAAIVGPNGAGKSTLLKAMLGLLTVISGSVKFYIDHHLAMDKHDYKKIAYVPQSGSVDWDFPTTVLDVVLMGRYGHLGWFKRPSKKDKDLALSMIDKMGMSDYVNRQIRQLSGGQQQRVFLARALVQEADIYLMDEPFKGVDKTTEHAIISLLQEMKARGKTVIVVHHDLNTVPQYFDWVTMVNKQTVAYGPVADTFTEEAIERTYGKGRIV, encoded by the coding sequence ATGGAATGGGCCGTTGAAGTTGAAGATATGACCGTAGCCTATACGACGAAACCCGTATTATGGGACGTAGATATGAAGGTGCCCATCGGTTCCTTAGCGGCTATCGTCGGCCCTAATGGAGCCGGAAAATCTACATTATTAAAGGCCATGCTTGGCTTATTAACAGTTATCTCAGGGAGTGTTAAGTTTTATATCGATCACCACTTAGCGATGGACAAACATGATTACAAGAAAATCGCTTACGTCCCTCAAAGTGGTAGTGTCGACTGGGACTTTCCTACTACCGTATTAGACGTCGTACTCATGGGCCGTTATGGTCATCTAGGTTGGTTCAAACGACCTAGTAAAAAGGATAAAGATCTCGCCCTCTCCATGATTGATAAAATGGGCATGAGTGACTATGTAAACAGGCAAATTCGTCAACTTTCAGGGGGACAACAACAGCGTGTATTCTTAGCTCGTGCCCTCGTACAAGAAGCAGACATTTACCTCATGGACGAACCTTTCAAAGGCGTCGATAAAACAACAGAACATGCTATTATCTCCCTTTTACAAGAAATGAAAGCGCGCGGCAAAACAGTTATCGTCGTGCACCACGATTTAAATACGGTACCTCAATATTTCGACTGGGTAACGATGGTGAACAAACAGACCGTTGCCTACGGCCCTGTAGCAGATACGTTTACAGAGGAAGCCATCGAGCGCACCTACGGCAAGGGGAGGATTGTATGA
- a CDS encoding energy transducer TonB yields the protein MNKLFRFTAAALLVASFGVLGNYTADAAKFLESPREVEIVKPELPEVPQTATVAPNMRVRFLIDKKGNVKNVFVERSSGYAPIDEAVKKAILQWKFTPAIGVDQKAHESIIGMTITLPKQAVTAK from the coding sequence ATGAATAAATTATTCCGATTCACTGCGGCAGCTTTACTTGTTGCATCCTTTGGCGTATTAGGTAACTATACAGCTGATGCGGCTAAGTTCTTAGAATCTCCGCGCGAAGTGGAAATTGTAAAACCTGAGTTGCCTGAGGTTCCTCAAACAGCTACGGTAGCGCCTAATATGCGCGTACGCTTCTTAATTGATAAAAAAGGTAATGTTAAAAACGTATTCGTAGAACGTTCCTCTGGCTATGCTCCAATTGATGAAGCAGTGAAAAAAGCCATTCTACAATGGAAATTTACACCTGCTATCGGCGTGGACCAAAAGGCTCATGAATCTATTATTGGGATGACCATTACTCTACCTAAACAAGCTGTAACAGCTAAATAA
- a CDS encoding energy transducer TonB, which translates to MNKVLRCTVLSALFATSLAATVLAAPFQLPVAISTPSVDQINIAGYGDSIHSADVRFTINEDGSVGDIEVVKSSGVTALDEVLVEKISTWRFNPATDSNGNPVASSKTEYIDFRN; encoded by the coding sequence ATGAATAAAGTGTTGCGTTGTACTGTATTAAGCGCATTGTTTGCAACGAGTCTGGCAGCCACTGTGTTGGCGGCTCCATTTCAATTGCCTGTAGCAATATCTACACCATCTGTAGATCAAATTAATATTGCTGGTTATGGCGATTCGATTCATAGTGCAGATGTGCGTTTTACAATTAATGAAGATGGTTCTGTAGGGGATATAGAGGTTGTAAAATCTAGTGGGGTTACTGCTCTTGATGAGGTTCTTGTTGAGAAAATCTCCACATGGCGTTTCAACCCGGCTACAGACTCTAATGGTAATCCTGTAGCATCTTCTAAAACTGAATATATTGATTTTAGAAACTAA
- a CDS encoding metal ABC transporter solute-binding protein, Zn/Mn family, producing MKFNRILLIVVSLALMLFALAGCGKDAAQDSQKKLNVVATTTMLTDLVKEIGGDHVSVQGLMGPGVDPHLYQASAGDVTTMSKADVVVYNGIHLEGKMASIFDNLTKQNKATIRVSDAIDPATLLDFDEEDGVKTKDPHIWFDVANWKLAAKAVYEGLAKADPAHKEDFKKRYDAYLTKLDETDAYIKAQAESIPKESRVLVTAHDAFQYFARAYGFEVKGLQGVSTATEAGTQDVNELVQFIVDHKIKAIFVESSVPHKTIEAVQEAAKAKGWNVAIGGELYSDSLGSEGTEGGTYIGMVKANIDTIAKALK from the coding sequence ATGAAATTCAATCGAATCTTACTAATCGTCGTATCATTAGCACTTATGTTATTCGCATTAGCAGGCTGTGGAAAAGATGCAGCACAAGACAGTCAGAAAAAACTAAACGTCGTTGCTACAACGACAATGTTAACGGATTTGGTAAAAGAAATCGGCGGTGACCATGTGTCCGTACAAGGTCTCATGGGACCTGGCGTAGACCCTCACCTCTATCAAGCGAGTGCCGGCGATGTAACAACTATGTCTAAAGCAGATGTTGTGGTATACAACGGCATTCACTTAGAAGGTAAAATGGCTTCCATTTTCGATAATTTAACAAAACAAAATAAAGCTACTATCCGCGTATCCGACGCTATTGATCCAGCCACTCTACTCGACTTTGATGAAGAAGATGGCGTGAAAACTAAAGATCCTCATATTTGGTTCGATGTAGCTAACTGGAAACTAGCAGCAAAAGCTGTCTATGAAGGTCTTGCTAAAGCAGATCCAGCTCACAAAGAGGATTTCAAGAAACGGTATGATGCATACCTCACTAAATTAGATGAAACAGATGCATATATTAAAGCACAAGCAGAATCCATTCCTAAAGAATCTCGCGTTCTCGTAACAGCACACGATGCCTTCCAATACTTTGCTCGCGCTTATGGCTTTGAAGTAAAAGGTTTGCAAGGTGTAAGTACTGCTACAGAAGCTGGCACACAAGATGTGAATGAACTTGTTCAATTTATCGTAGATCACAAAATTAAAGCGATTTTCGTAGAATCTTCTGTACCACATAAAACAATCGAAGCCGTTCAAGAAGCAGCTAAGGCTAAAGGCTGGAACGTTGCTATCGGTGGTGAATTATACTCCGACTCCCTCGGTTCTGAAGGCACTGAAGGTGGCACATATATTGGCATGGTAAAAGCTAACATCGATACCATCGCTAAAGCACTTAAATAA
- a CDS encoding PAS domain-containing protein, with protein MNPLQQKLDINSDRYRIIVSVKEDYLDGKLSLEEGNRILKEKLGTCTPDEFAYAEQSLKGVYKDEEILDKMDDLLNLFDGVLVRAENEYPENHPLWAYLEEINAVEKVALEVDELLKQEKFIKNSWLGVFDSLAQWRIHLSRKQNQLYPMLEEHGFDRPTRIMWTFDDGVRDAISASYALLREDKYEEFLASVPETLAKLRDLNSKELEVLLPTSFKLLGDEEFVRMSKNDHEIGYAIINPPGLYVVAGINDSAAQLNGNNTGQNGAVSNEFLNDLAGLLSKYVGPVGGAQVGKDAVLDVATGKLTLEQINLLFRHLPVDLSYVDENELVKFYSDTPHRIFPRSANVIGREVKNCHPAKSVHVVEEIVEKFRSGEQSQAEFWINKPGLFIYVIYTAVRDENGKFRGVLEMMQDCTHIRELEGSRTLLTWDKTEFVGNAENSTGKGNDTDKSLAQEAAEEVDEEPLATDADGRFHIDAKTTLSNLIKQSPEVVDYLISLNPKFEKLKTPMVKVMAKVATIKMIAERGDFNVDDLVGKIDAFINKAKK; from the coding sequence ATGAATCCATTACAGCAAAAGCTAGATATTAATAGTGATCGTTACAGAATTATTGTGTCTGTAAAAGAAGATTATTTAGATGGTAAATTGTCCTTGGAAGAGGGCAATCGTATTTTGAAAGAAAAATTAGGCACTTGTACACCTGATGAGTTTGCCTATGCAGAGCAAAGTTTGAAAGGTGTATATAAGGATGAGGAAATCCTAGATAAGATGGATGATCTATTGAACTTATTTGATGGCGTATTAGTGCGTGCTGAGAATGAGTACCCTGAAAATCATCCATTATGGGCCTATTTGGAAGAAATCAATGCCGTTGAAAAGGTAGCTCTTGAAGTTGATGAATTGTTGAAACAAGAGAAGTTCATCAAGAATTCTTGGCTCGGTGTATTTGATTCCTTAGCGCAATGGCGTATTCATCTATCCCGCAAGCAAAATCAATTATATCCAATGCTTGAAGAACATGGATTTGATCGCCCTACACGTATCATGTGGACCTTTGATGATGGCGTGCGTGATGCCATCTCTGCGTCGTATGCATTGCTTCGAGAAGATAAATACGAAGAATTTTTAGCATCCGTTCCTGAAACGTTGGCGAAATTGCGTGATTTGAATTCTAAAGAGTTAGAAGTACTATTGCCAACATCCTTTAAATTATTAGGCGATGAAGAGTTTGTGCGCATGAGCAAAAACGATCATGAAATTGGTTATGCTATCATCAATCCGCCAGGTTTGTATGTCGTGGCAGGCATCAACGATTCAGCAGCTCAATTAAATGGAAATAACACTGGTCAAAATGGTGCAGTATCTAATGAGTTCCTAAATGATTTAGCAGGGTTATTATCCAAATACGTTGGTCCTGTAGGTGGGGCACAAGTTGGCAAGGATGCTGTTCTTGATGTAGCTACTGGAAAATTGACATTAGAACAAATCAATCTATTGTTCCGTCATCTTCCTGTAGATTTGTCCTATGTAGATGAAAACGAACTTGTTAAGTTCTACAGCGATACGCCACATCGTATATTCCCTCGCAGTGCCAATGTTATCGGTCGTGAGGTGAAGAATTGTCACCCTGCGAAATCCGTTCACGTTGTAGAAGAAATCGTTGAGAAGTTCCGCTCAGGTGAGCAAAGCCAAGCTGAATTCTGGATTAATAAACCGGGATTATTTATCTATGTTATCTACACTGCAGTACGTGATGAAAATGGTAAATTCCGTGGCGTTCTAGAAATGATGCAAGATTGCACTCATATCCGTGAATTGGAAGGTTCTCGCACACTATTAACTTGGGATAAGACAGAGTTTGTAGGAAATGCAGAAAATAGTACTGGTAAGGGTAATGATACTGATAAATCCTTAGCCCAAGAGGCTGCAGAAGAGGTAGATGAAGAGCCACTCGCTACCGATGCTGACGGTCGTTTCCATATCGATGCAAAGACAACTCTCTCTAATTTAATCAAGCAAAGCCCTGAGGTTGTAGATTATTTGATTTCTTTAAATCCTAAATTTGAGAAATTGAAAACACCGATGGTGAAAGTGATGGCAAAAGTGGCAACGATCAAGATGATTGCCGAACGTGGTGATTTTAACGTAGATGATCTTGTTGGTAAAATTGATGCCTTCATTAATAAAGCTAAAAAATAA
- a CDS encoding GNAT family N-acetyltransferase codes for MAITYTEERNFTPQQVADLSLSVRWVVGKYPDRLHKALMNSSRVISAWDGDRLVGLIRVMDDSELVCFINYVLVHPDYQGHGIAGHLLEMVKTAYKSYLYINVMIGDSKNAPFYEKHGFKVKENSLPMQYRNVPKYTDK; via the coding sequence ATGGCGATTACCTATACTGAAGAGCGAAATTTTACGCCCCAGCAGGTAGCAGATTTATCTCTATCTGTTCGTTGGGTGGTAGGCAAGTATCCTGATCGATTGCATAAGGCTCTGATGAATTCATCTCGTGTGATTTCTGCGTGGGATGGTGACCGTTTAGTTGGTCTTATCCGGGTCATGGATGATAGCGAGCTAGTGTGCTTTATAAACTATGTGCTAGTTCATCCTGATTATCAGGGGCATGGCATTGCAGGTCATTTACTAGAAATGGTGAAAACCGCTTACAAGTCTTACTTGTATATCAATGTTATGATTGGCGACAGCAAGAATGCACCATTTTACGAGAAACACGGCTTTAAGGTAAAAGAAAATTCCTTGCCAATGCAGTATCGTAACGTGCCTAAATACACAGATAAATAA